TGCCTTTTTCTCTTCTCCGGTGGATTGAGTGTGCGCGCAGTTGAGTTTAACACAAGTTTTGGGCTTGAAAATATCTTGTCTTTTTGTAGATAGACTCGTATGTAAAATTGGTTCCTTAAGCTAATAAGAGTATTTGTTTGCCATGTTtactttttcgtttttaaagGACTTGAAccaatttcttatttaataacgaaatttcaattttaatatctaatttgtttttggcatttatcaATTGGAAATGTTTCAGTTTTGTTTACAGACAACTTGTTTaactcatatatatttgataacaTCAGAGAAGTGTGTCTAACCCAAAACAAACCAACTCCTGCCCTGTCGTATCCACTGCAGAATGAGATAATATTGAAACCCTTTatattatgatttttattaagaCATAAGCTTTAATTAGAGACAAACAAAAATCGCGTAGTATGTAGTTTGTAACTAAAAAGTTAtaataattcaacaaatttgccataaagagagaaagagagaaccCTGCTGTTTATTGTGTAattgaggaggaggaggagaaggAGAAGGTTTTCGATAGAAAAAAAGCATTTATtccattttaaatgcaaatttatgtttgtgtagcacaatttgttgaatttaatcaaTGTTTTTGTACCAATTAAAATGAAGTACCGCCAACAAATATTCCATTTAAAAGATGAAAAGAGTATGATGATGATAATAGTATACAATATACTGATGATATATTTAGACAGCAATGCTTTAAAGTAAACTTATACAACATATTTCACTTAGATGTATTtaggcatttaattaaattgtacaaataatatcaaaaatcTTTGGATTTTTAACAAATCACAAATTTTctaatttacaaatatttatttttattctcttCTACACGAAactaaaaaccaaaaccaaaaaataaaaatcattcgATGCTTGtttgcaaaaacaaactcaCAAAACGCAAATCgaatcgaaatcgaaaacgCATTTCGAAATGCATCCATTTGTGCCTAtacatcaaatatatatatctatatcaaatatatatatatatccaatgcCGATGTCTCCGACGTTGTCGTCACTGCGTGCATtctgtgattgttgttgttgttgctgctgctgctgctgctgtcaccaatgttgttgttgttgttgctgttgttgttgttgctgccattgttgCGCTGGTGTCTGCCAACAAAACTTTTCTTTTGCGATTGTGTTGTCTTTTCTGGGACAATGTTTAtgcaaaatttataatttgttgtttttattatttatgtgtgGCGCACACAACTGTGCATGAACCGATCAACAAAAAACCGATGCAAATCAATTTcgaaattaaatcaaaaatataaaatgtacaaaaatcaactaaattaataaacatgGCAATTTTGcggcacatgcaacaaaacgaacgaacaaacaaacaaacaaacaaacaaacaacgcaacacaacacacaaaatgcaataaaaaaaacgcaaTTATGAACACAACGATGCGATGCCACTTCCAATGCGACGCccactgattgattgattgattgattgaactCTTCTAATCTGCTCTGCTCTGAAACTGAAAACCCGATCCGATCTGGTACTGGTACTGATTGATGGTGCAACTGTAACTTgcaattaccaaaaaaaaaaaaaaaacaaaaacaaaaaacataaataacaaaaacaattatttaacaCATCGCCACTCTTCTTCAACGTTCCTGCTCTGATCGAACTCACTCGAATAATCGAAATCGAACTCAAAACCGATAACCGATAATCCAATTCGGTTCTTATGCCCGCCCGTTTGTGTTTCtcaatatattcaaaaataaaaacataaattaacaCCACAAAATGCCACGCGCCGCCACGCCAACGACTTCAACAACAAACATCCCCGTCGACTGATTGCGCGAACCGCCCCGCCGACTTGACCAATTGccattatctatatataatctatatatatatatatatatatatatataattatctatctatctatatcaaCATCTACTTTAATGTGATTTCTGTCCCACTGTCAAAATGGAAACTTATTCCGCTGAACAATCAAATAATGTAAATGGTCTATtgccatatatataaatatatttatatgcatacgTTCGTTTTGCCATTATTTATATCTATAACGATTTAATTGTATATCTGTAACGatcaatttataattgtaccatatcgataacgataacgattacGATATCGATCGAAATATCTATTCATTCCATGTGTTCCATGCGTTtccatatttacaaaatgaacaacaacaacaaaaacgaaaaaaaaaaacgaaaaacaaattttataaactaatgtatatatacgaaCTACTCAATTGTATTGTATGAACTATGTATGtgtaaaacaaacataaagaTGGTCAATCGCGGTGGCGGTGCCGGCAATCGTCTCAATAATCGTCGTGGCCAAGGAGGTTTCCAAAATCGTGGCGTTACTGGTGGTCCCAAGCCCCCACAAAAGCAGGGCGCCGGCGGCATTCGTAAGCAGAATGCTTTTGATCGTGCCAAGAAACTTTTGGCTAAAAATGCCAACACtaataaaaagaaggaaaTTACTCCTGGCGAAAAGAAAATCGAGAGGTAAGAGTACAACTActataaaaaatcaattataaaaaaaaacaaaaaaaaaatgcaatacaACAATTCCAAGACAACATTACCAACAACCAACAGCGAAAAGTTGCTCAATTCGCAATTTTTTCCCTCCACAAAAatcttcaaatattttttaataatgcatcttcaacaacaaaaaaaaaagttatacgTATATAAacgcaaataatttttaagtacttaattttcaagtttttccAATGCATTTGATAAGTTTCTCCAAAAATAATCACAATTAATTTCCTCGAGTTCAATGGGGTCTTATATACATGTTTTCCCCCTCTTCTTtatttacgttttttttttcgaatagAAGAACATACATTCTCACTGGGTTGATGTTAGGGTCTTAGGTTATATATAGCCTGGCCGACAGATTGGtctagaaatatatatatatatatctatgttgaatatttttgatttacagTGTtacgtatttatattttgcttcTGTTTTGCATATGctaacatattttgtatttattcatTGATATCATTTAAGGAGTTTTAAGGGGAcgggctttcattctcatgaTTAACATTTGAAGGCTTTTCGGTTCAccgaataatatatatacccttGCAGCTTTGTCCGATCAATATCAATTTGAATGTCAAAAGAGTATCCTATATTGCAGGGGTATAAATTGGcttaaacaaaatcaacaagagACGTTACGCTACGACTCTTTTTGACTTTGAAGCTCACAGCAACCATTCAATCACGTCATTTGTATTGCAAGATTCATTAAATGGGAATTAACTTCATCATTCATTCAATCGATATATATCATCCTTGCCAGaactattaatatatatttgatatgtaTGTCTATGTTCCACTGTGATCCTTTCAGCGTGACTTCTCGACTGCCGTCTTTAAAGTCAGCCATCATGCTCTCCCAGACGCGCATGCCTTCGTACTAAACGTAGTTGACtaataaaacttattttttacTCTTTCCGCACAACCACATCTGATATTAGTATCACCACTCCCAAGGAGTCGCCGTACGCTAGCGTGCCCAATGATATGTTCTATTGCCATTTGTGCAAGAAGCACATGTGGGACGCCAATTCGTTTGAGAACCACATCAAGGGACGCACCCATTTGATGATGCGCGAGGGCATCGAGGAGAGCTATCGCCTAAAGGCCAACATGATTCGCCAGGAGGCCAAGATCGCCGAGCAGCTCAAGTCCATTGAGTTTGATCGTTTGAAGCGCATGGGAAAGAGCAAGCAGCGTCAGTTGGACTATTGCACCATGTGCGATCTGAACTTCCATGGTCACATTTCGACCCATCGCAAGTCTGAGGGCCATTTGCAGCTGAAGAAGTTCCTTCATCCCAAGTGTGTGGAGTGCAACAAGGAGTTTGCTACACGCATCGATTACGATACTCATTTGCTTTCGGCTGATCATCTAAAGAAGGCTGCCGAGAACAATACGAAGGTGGGCGAGCGCAAGCGTCAGACCTTGCCCATCAGCACCGCCGAGGAGGAGACACGCGATCTGCGTCCACCACAGAAGCGCAAGAAGAAGCCCATCAAGAAGGAGGGTGAGGAGACCACCGAAGTCAAGAAGGAGGGTGAGGAGGGTGCCGAGGGCGAGGAAGCTGAAGGTGAGGAACAAAAGGAGGGCGAAGAGGCCGCCGATGAAACCAAGGAGGGTGAAGAGCTCAACGAGAGCCAGGAGGAGGAAGAGGTCGCCCTGCCAGTCGATCCCGAGGACTGCATTCTTGATTTTGCCGAGGGCGATGAGATTCCCAGCGAGGTGGACACCCGCCTGCCCAAGTACAACTGGCAACGTCCCGTGGGACCAGCCCTGATCTCAAAGCTGGAGTGCTTCGAGTGCGCCGTCTGCAGCAAGTTCTTCGATACAGAGGTCACCGCCGAGATTCACTCGCGCACCGCCACCCATCATCGCAACTTCCTTAAGTTCATCAACGAGAAGTCCAGCGATACTAAGATTGCACAAAAGCGCGCCGCCGCTGCCCTTGAAGAGAACGAGCGCAAGAAGCGCAAGATCGAGGAGGCCGAGACACCGGCTGCTGAGGGCGCCGCCGAGGAGACTGCCGAAGCTGGCGAGGGTGAACTCTACGATCCATCGGAAGCCACCGGCGATGATGAAGATTTTGAAATGGCTGAGAATGCCGAGGGCGAAGAGGAGGCAGCTGAGGAAGAACAGGCTGGTGAGGAAAACGGTGAAGAGATGGAGACCcaggaagaggaggaggaggccGAACAAGAGCCCGAACCCGAACCAGAGCCAACACCAGTTCCAACTCCCGCTCCGGTTGCCCAGCCAGCAACACCGGCCAAACCGGAACCAGCCAAGACACCAGCCAAGGCACccgccgcagccgccgctgctgctgctgctgctgctgctgccacaccGGCTGCTGGCGCCAGTCCAGCCGCAGGTGGAGCTGCTGCCCCAGCCGATGCCTCGCCATCGCCAGCCAAGAAGGCAATGCCCGCCCGCGCTGCCGCCGGGCCCAAGGCAACGCCACAACGTAATCGCGCGCGCGGCCGTTACAACCGATACTAGACGATGGCAATTTTGGACTTAAGACACaatatatagctatattaTAATCCATTATTATACAACAACACAAAGAACAACACACTTTCCACACGTTTGAGACCCTTATTGTAAGAGAGACATATAGAAACGGATGCACGCGCCGCCCCTCATCTAAAGCGAAACTGAACTTTTCTCTTAGTGACATTTTCATACCATTTTGCATAAACTTTTGTAATTGACACAGACATTAACCAGATTGAATCTATTTCAAGACGGGTCTTCGATTgcaaaccaaaccaaatcaCATTCAAGgaaatggcaacaaaacaagtttaaaacaaaaagaaaatgcattcaaattaTGTAATGAAtaacttttaaaataaaacttaattgtaatcaaaaatataaaacaattttaaaaaacaactaaattcaattaaatgcggCGTAAGGATGCAGAGCAGTGTATCTCAGAACTGGAGCAGACACCAGGTAGAACTTCAAAGGATCCCATTTAGGATTTAATAGGAACTATTACACGGCTTTTCAGATCGAGGGAACCTGTTTGTTGGAACTCGGTGCCAGCAGCTTTAGTAAAAGCTGGagtaatcaaaaatataaaaggatttttaaaaaaaattatcatatattaaatatggaGTAAGgtgcggaccactatatcagaATGGGAGCCGTCGTCAGGAAAAACTTCGACGGATCCCATTTAGGATTTAATAGGGAGTATTACGCATATCAGATCGAGGGAACCTGTTTGTTGGAACTTGGTCCCAGCAGCTTTAGTAAGATCAGGAGTTAAGAGGAGAAAGGAATTTGGAGGCCTGACATCTACTACAAAACTTCCATTATATAGGATAGTTTCTCAAATTGGCATAGACCAACTAAAGGATTAAATTAGCCGGCGTCCTTTTGGAGCGGAGCCAATTGGCTAACttctaaataaattaaggtaatccatttaatattttatctaCATTCCCGATATGCTGACTTTATCGGAACTCAGTCGATTTCAAATGCGTACTAAGTACCAATAGTAcatctatacatacatatgtttacgCCAAAGAAGACATCTACGTTCTTGTTATATATTCTAGATATACTGttaatacaaacaaaaatcgATTCGATGTAGCCTTTTCCGTCGGTCGGTCTGCTTTTGTGCAAGCCAGTCTCACTTTGAAGCTAAGCATTATCATCAAAGTTTTCATAGTTCTTTAATCATTCGTATCGAGCGACTATATTAGTTTTTTTGGTGAAGTCTTAGGTTTTGTTCGATTTAGTTGAAACCTAGTTTCAGAAATACAAAAGAGCTTAATGAATACGTACTTCACTGATTTGGAAAATATCGCCCGCAACTGTGGAAATTGGCGGAAAACTGTGGCATCGAAGTTTTTTGCTCACCGTCCGATCGgtttaaaacatattttcaaagttCTGTGAGAGAATTTCATGTCCTATATATAggcatgggtcaaaaattcccacccccataactcggtaaaaactcaaccgatttttatatggtttggctttttgtacatggtttggcctctagatcaattttgcatcaaaatctgggaacatgattctaggtcaaaattcatgtgaaaaaggtgcctcagatatcctaaacagacatgggtcaaaatttcccacccccataactcggtcaaaactcaaccaattttcatatggtttggctttttgttcatggtttggcctctagatcaattttgcatctaaatctgggaacatgattcttggtcaaaattcatgtgaaaaaggtggctcagatatcctaaacagacatgggtcaaaatttcccacccccataactcggtcaaaactcaaccaattttcatatggtttggctttttgttcatggtttggcctctagatcaattttgcatctaaatctgggaacatgattcttggtcaaaattcttGTGAAAAAGGGTgcctcagatatcctatacagacatgggtcaaaatttcccacccctataactcggtcaaaattcaaccgattttcatatggtttgcctttttgttcatggtttggcctctagatcaattttgcatcaaaatctgggaacatgattcttggtcaaaattcatgtgaaaaaggtgcctcagatatcctaaacagacatgggtcaaaatttcccacccccataactcggtcaaaactcaaccaattttcatatggcttggctttttgttcatggtttggcctctagatcaattttgcatctaaatctgggaacatgattcttggtcaaaattcatgtgaaaaaggtggctcagatatcctaaacagacatgggtcaaaatttcccaccctcataactcggtcaaaacttaaccaattttcatatggtttggctttttgttcatggtttggcctctagatcaattttgcatctaaatctgggaacatgattcttggtcaaaattcttGTGAAAAAGGGTgcctcagatatcctatacagacatgggtcaaaatttcccacccctataactcggtcaaaattcaaccgattttcatatggtttgcctttttgttcatggtttggcctctagatcaattttgcatcaaaatctgggaacatgattcttggtcaaaattcatgtgaaaaaggtgcctcagatatcctaaacagacatgggtcaaaatttcccacccccataactcggtcaaaactcaaccaattttcatatggcttggctttttgttcatggtttggcctctagatcaattttgcatctaaatctgggaacatgattcttggtcaaaattcatgtgaaaaaggtggctcagatatcctaaacagacatgggtcaaaatttcccaccctcataactcggtcaaaacttaaccaattttcatatggtttggctttttgttcatggtttggcctctagatcaattttgcatctaaatctgggaacatgattcttggtcaaaattcttGTGAAAAAGGGTgcctcagatatcctatacagacatgggtcaaaatttcccacccctataactcggtcaaaattcaaccgattttcatatggtttgcctttttgttcatggtttggcctctagatcaattttgcatcaaaatctgggaacatgattcttggtcaaaattcatgtgaaaaaggtgcctcagatatcctaaacagatatgggtcaaaatttcccaccctcataactcggtcaaaacttaaccaattttcatatggtttggctttttgttcatggtttggcctcttgatcaattttgcatctaaatctgggaacatgattcttggtcaaaattcatgtgaaaaaggtggctcagatatcctaaacagacatgggtcaaaatttcccacccccataactcggtcaaaactcaaccaattttcatatggcttggctttttgttcatggtttggcctctagatcaattttgcatctaaatctgggaacatgattcttggtcaaaattatTGTGAAAAAGGGTgcctcagatatcctatacagacatgggtcaaaatttcccacccctataactcggtcaaaattcaaccaattttcatatggtttgcctttttgttcatggtttggcctctagatcaattttgcatcaaaatctgggaacatgattcttggtcaaaattcatgtgaaaaaggtgcctcagatatcctaaacagacatgggtcaaaatttcccacccccataactcggtcaaaactcaaccaattttcatatggcttggctttttgttcatggtttggcctctagatcaattttgcatctaaatctgggaacatgattcttggtcaaaattcatgtgaaaaaggtggctcagatatcctaaacagacatgggtcaaaatttcccaccctcataactcggtcaaaacttaaccaattttcatatggtttggctttttgttcatggtttggcctctagatcaattttgcatctaaatctgggaacatgattcttggtcaaaattcttGTGAAAAAGGGTgcctcagatatcctatacagacatgggtcaaaatttcccacccctataactcggtcaaaattcaaccgattttcatatggtttgcctttttgttcatggtttggcctctagatcaattttgcatcaaaatctgggaacatgattcttggtcaaaattcatgtgaaaaaggtgcctcagatatcctaaacagacatgggtcaaaatttcccaccctcataactcggtcaaaacttaaccaattttcatatggtttggctttttgttcatggtttggcctctagatcaattttgcatcaaaatctgggaacatgattcttggtcaaaattcatgtgaaaaaggtgcctcagatatcctaaacagacatgggtcaaaatttcccaccctcataactcggtcaaaacttaaccaattttcatatggtttggctttttgttcatggtttggcctctagatcaattttgcatcaaaatctgggaacatgattcttggtcaaaattcatgtgaaaaaggtggctcagatatcctaaacagacatgggtcaaaagttcccaccctcataactcggtcaaaacttaaccaattttcatatggtttggctttttgttcatggtttggcctctagatcaattttgcatctaaatctgggaacatgattcttggtcaaaattcatgtgaaaaaggtggctcagatatcctaaacagacatgggtcaaaatttcccacccccataacttagtcaaaactcaaccaattttcatatggcTTGGCTtcttgttcatggtttggcctctagatcaattttgcatcaaaatctgggaacatgattcttggtcaaaactcatgtgaaaaaggtgcctcagatatcctaaacagacatgggtcaaaatttcccaccttcataactcggtcaaaacttaaccaattttcatatggtttggctttttgttcatggtttggcctctagatcaattttgcatctaaatctgggaacatgattcttgctcaaaattcatgtgaaaaaggtggctcagatatcctaaacagacatgggtcaaaatttcccactcccataactcggtcaaaactcaaccaattttcatatggtttggcttcttgttcatggtttgacctctagatcaattttgcatcaaaatctgggaacatgattcttggtcaaaattcatgtgaaaaaggtgcctcagatatcctaaacagacatgggtcaaaatttcccaccttcataactcggtcaaaacttaaccaattttcatatggtttggctttttgttcatggtttggcctctagatcaattttgcatctaaatctgggaacatgattcttggtcaaaattcatgtgaaaaaggtggctcagatatcctaaacagacatgggtcaaaatttccaacccccataactcggtcaaaactcaaccaattttcatatggtttggcttcttgttcatggtttggcctctagatcaattttgcatcaaaatctgggaacatgattcttggtcaaaagTCATGTGAAAAAGGAgcctcagatatcctatacagacatgggtcaaattttcccaccctcataactcggtcaaaacttaatcaattttcatatggttcggctttttgttcatggtttggcctctagatcaattttgcatctaaatctgggaacacgATTCtaggtcaaaattcatgtgaaaaaggtggctcagatatcctaaacagacatgggtcaaaatttcccacccccataactcggtcaaaactcaaccaattttcatatggcttggctttttgttcatggtttggcctctagatcaattttgcatctaaatctgggaacatgattcttgctcaaaattcatgtgaaaaaggtggctcagatatcctaaacagacatgggtcaaaatttcccacccccataacttagtcaaaactcaaccaattttcatatggtttggcttcttgttcatggtttgacctctagatcaattttgcatcaaaatctgggaacatgattcttggtcaaaattcatgtgaaaaaggtgcctcagatatcctaaacagacatgggtcaaaatttcccaccttcataactcggtcaaaacttaaccaattttcatatggtttggctttttgttcatggtttggcctctagattaattttgcatctaaatctgggaacatgattcttggtcaaaattcatgtgaaaaaggtggctcagatatcctaaacagacatgggtcaaaatttcccacccccataactcggtcaaaactcaaccaattttcatatggtttggcttcttgttcatggtttggcctctagatcaattttgcatcaaaatctgggaacatgattcttggtcaaaattcatgtgaaaaaggtgcctcagatatcctaaacagacatgggtcaaaatttcccaccctcataactcggtcaaaacttaaccaattttcatatggtttggctttttgttcatggtttggcctctagatcaattttgcatctaaatctgggaacatgattcttggtcaaaattcttGTGAAAAAGGGTgcctcagatatcctatacagacatgggtcaaaatttcccaccctcataactcggtcaaaacttaaccaattttcatatggtttggctttttgttcatggtttggcctctagatcaattttgcatccaaatctgggaacatgattcttggtcaaaattcatgtgaaaaaggtgcctcagatatcctaaacagacatgggtcaaaatttcccaccctcataactcggtcaaaacttaaccaattttcatatggtttggctttttgttcatggtttggcctctagatcaattttgcatctaaatctgggaacatgattcttggtcaaaattcatgtgaaaaaggtggctcagatatcctaaacagacatgggtcaaaatttcccacccccataacttagtcaaaactcaaccaattttcatatggtttggcttcttgttcatggtttggcctctagatcaattttgcatcaaaatctgggaacatgattcttggtcaaaattcatgtgaaaaaggtgcctcagatatcctaaacagacatgggtcaaaatttcccaccttcataactcggtcaaaacttaaccaattttcatatggtttggctttttgttcatggtttggcctctagatcaattttgcatctaaatctgggaacatgattcttggtcaaaattcatgtgaaaaaggtggctcagatatcctaaacagacatgggtcaaaatttcccacccccataactcggtcaaaactcaaccaattttcatatggtttggcttcttgttcatggtttggcctctagatcaattttgcatcaaaatctgggaacatgattcttggtcaaaattcatgtgaaaaaggtgcctcagatatcctaaacagacatgggtcaaaatttcccaccttcataactcggtcaaaacttaaccaattttcatatggtttggctttttgttcatggtttggcctctagatcaattttgcatctaaatctgggaacatgattcttggtcaaaattcatgtgaaaaaggtggctcagatatcctaaacagacatgggtcaaaatttccaaccctcataactcggtcaaaacttaaccaattttcatatggttcggctttttgttcatggtttggcctctagatcaattttgcatctaaatctgggaacatgattctaggtcaaaattca
The sequence above is a segment of the Drosophila virilis strain 15010-1051.87 chromosome 3, Dvir_AGI_RSII-ME, whole genome shotgun sequence genome. Coding sequences within it:
- the Pep gene encoding zinc finger protein on ecdysone puffs isoform X3 — protein: MFYCHLCKKHMWDANSFENHIKGRTHLMMREGIEESYRLKANMIRQEAKIAEQLKSIEFDRLKRMGKSKQRQLDYCTMCDLNFHGHISTHRKSEGHLQLKKFLHPKCVECNKEFATRIDYDTHLLSADHLKKAAENNTKVGERKRQTLPISTAEEETRDLRPPQKRKKKPIKKEGEETTEVKKEGEEGAEGEEAEGEEQKEGEEAADETKEGEELNESQEEEEVALPVDPEDCILDFAEGDEIPSEVDTRLPKYNWQRPVGPALISKLECFECAVCSKFFDTEVTAEIHSRTATHHRNFLKFINEKSSDTKIAQKRAAAALEENERKKRKIEEAETPAAEGAAEETAEAGEGELYDPSEATGDDEDFEMAENAEGEEEAAEEEQAGEENGEEMETQEEEEEAEQEPEPEPEPTPVPTPAPVAQPATPAKPEPAKTPAKAPAAAAAAAAAAAAATPAAGASPAAGGAAAPADASPSPAKKAMPARAAAGPKATPQRNRARGRYNRY
- the Pep gene encoding zinc finger protein on ecdysone puffs isoform X2, with protein sequence MAFRGNQNRNRNFGGGNQYGGPMGTNRMGGMNMSPWESQNPGGGQFGNNMRQGGGQMNAQAINLANNLLNNLFRNQNPPSLLDLPRGGMGNRNQRGGPMVNRGGGAGNRLNNRRGQGGFQNRGVTGGPKPPQKQGAGGIRKQNAFDRAKKLLAKNANTNKKKEITPGEKKIESITTPKESPYASVPNDMFYCHLCKKHMWDANSFENHIKGRTHLMMREGIEESYRLKANMIRQEAKIAEQLKSIEFDRLKRMGKSKQRQLDYCTMCDLNFHGHISTHRKSEGHLQLKKFLHPKCVECNKEFATRIDYDTHLLSADHLKKAAENNTKVGERKRQTLPISTAEEETRDLRPPQKRKKKPIKKEGEETTEVKKEGEEGAEGEEAEGEEQKEGEEAADETKEGEELNESQEEEEVALPVDPEDCILDFAEGDEIPSEVDTRLPKYNWQRPVGPALISKLECFECAVCSKFFDTEVTAEIHSRTATHHRNFLKFINEKSSDTKIAQKRAAAALEENERKKRKIEEAETPAAEGAAEETAEAGEGELYDPSEATGDDEDFEMAENAEGEEEAAEEEQAGEENGEEMETQEEEEEAEQEPEPEPEPTPVPTPAPVAQPATPAKPEPAKTPAKAPAAAAAAAAAAAAATPAAGASPAAGGAAAPADASPSPAKKAMPARAAAGPKATPQRNRARGRYNRY
- the Pep gene encoding zinc finger protein on ecdysone puffs isoform X1; translation: MVSVKVNPQQQLQQSRPAHYLANGSNLKANMAFRGNQNRNRNFGGGNQYGGPMGTNRMGGMNMSPWESQNPGGGQFGNNMRQGGGQMNAQAINLANNLLNNLFRNQNPPSLLDLPRGGMGNRNQRGGPMVNRGGGAGNRLNNRRGQGGFQNRGVTGGPKPPQKQGAGGIRKQNAFDRAKKLLAKNANTNKKKEITPGEKKIESITTPKESPYASVPNDMFYCHLCKKHMWDANSFENHIKGRTHLMMREGIEESYRLKANMIRQEAKIAEQLKSIEFDRLKRMGKSKQRQLDYCTMCDLNFHGHISTHRKSEGHLQLKKFLHPKCVECNKEFATRIDYDTHLLSADHLKKAAENNTKVGERKRQTLPISTAEEETRDLRPPQKRKKKPIKKEGEETTEVKKEGEEGAEGEEAEGEEQKEGEEAADETKEGEELNESQEEEEVALPVDPEDCILDFAEGDEIPSEVDTRLPKYNWQRPVGPALISKLECFECAVCSKFFDTEVTAEIHSRTATHHRNFLKFINEKSSDTKIAQKRAAAALEENERKKRKIEEAETPAAEGAAEETAEAGEGELYDPSEATGDDEDFEMAENAEGEEEAAEEEQAGEENGEEMETQEEEEEAEQEPEPEPEPTPVPTPAPVAQPATPAKPEPAKTPAKAPAAAAAAAAAAAAATPAAGASPAAGGAAAPADASPSPAKKAMPARAAAGPKATPQRNRARGRYNRY